In the Streptomyces sp. BHT-5-2 genome, one interval contains:
- the mtrA gene encoding two-component system response regulator MtrA, which yields MKGRVLVVDDDTALAEMLGIVLRGEGFEPSFVSDGDKALAAFRETKPDLVLLDLMLPGRDGIEVCRLIRAESGVPIVMLTAKSDTVDVVVGLESGADDYVVKPFKPKELVARIRARLRRSEEPAPEQLAIGDLVIDVAGHSVKRDGQSIALTPLEFDLLVALARKPWQVFTREVLLEQVWGYRHAADTRLVNVHVQRLRSKVERDPERPEIVVTVRGVGYKAGPS from the coding sequence ATGAAGGGACGCGTCCTGGTCGTCGACGACGACACCGCACTGGCAGAGATGCTCGGCATCGTGCTGCGCGGCGAGGGCTTTGAACCGTCGTTCGTGTCGGACGGCGACAAGGCGCTCGCTGCGTTCCGCGAGACCAAGCCCGATCTTGTGCTGCTCGACCTGATGCTGCCCGGTCGGGACGGCATAGAGGTGTGCCGGCTGATCCGGGCCGAGTCGGGTGTGCCGATCGTCATGCTGACCGCCAAGAGCGACACCGTGGACGTGGTGGTCGGCCTCGAGTCGGGGGCGGACGACTACGTCGTCAAGCCGTTCAAGCCCAAGGAGCTGGTGGCGCGGATCCGGGCCCGGCTGCGGCGCTCGGAGGAGCCGGCGCCCGAGCAGCTGGCCATCGGGGACCTGGTCATCGATGTGGCGGGGCACTCCGTGAAGCGGGACGGCCAGTCGATCGCGCTGACCCCGCTGGAGTTCGACCTGCTGGTGGCGCTGGCGCGCAAGCCGTGGCAGGTGTTCACCCGCGAGGTGCTGCTGGAGCAGGTCTGGGGTTACCGCCATGCCGCGGACACCCGGCTGGTCAACGTCCATGTGCAGCGCCTGCGCTCCAAGGTCGAGCGGGACCCGGAGCGCCCGGAGATCGTGGTGACCGTGCGCGGTGTCGGCTACAAGGCCGGGCCCAGCTGA
- the mtrB gene encoding MtrAB system histidine kinase MtrB, with product MSFSGRLAARLLRGGQLLPDGAVSGPVHPLLRLFSRWVRRPLLPALRLWRRNIQLRVVATTLLMSLAVVLLLGVVVVGQVRNGLLTAKAQAAQSQAVGGFEVARKLADGGDDNHTDDTSRTASRGTQDSATWLTSLVEQLASGGQGVFSVVALSSDTDEPFGDSTPGTRGPRASGDVDPERSVPLELRRKLDSKSGTFREYTQIKRIGSHDGVPALIIGKRLNDINGNQYQLYYLFPFSQEAESLKLVTGTLATAGVFVVILLGAIAWLVVRQVVTPVRMAAGISERLAAGLLQERMKVTGEDDIARLGESFNKMAQNLQLKIQQLEELSRMQRRFVSDVSHELRTPLTTVRMAADVIHEVRDEFDPATARSAELLRGQLDRFESLLAELLEISRFDAGAAALEAEPVDLRDVVHRVIEGAEPLAERKGTRIVVRGAEHPVMAEADPRRVERILRNLVVNAVEHGEGRDVVVRLASAGGRSDGAVGVAVRDYGVGLKPGEATRVFNRFWRADPARARTTGGTGLGLSIAIEDARLHGGWLQAWGEPGGGSQFRLTLPRTAGETLRGSPIPLEPEDSRRNRGLDEHGRPRAGTGRATPAIPAQPRPGAQHAPARPAATPPALPPGGTRVPSQQPPARKTEDAARDDVTGDGTRADDAPGPGATDEPVRTGGPGAPGGRAAAADSTQQETGRDVEREGGRRGR from the coding sequence ATGTCCTTTTCGGGTCGGTTGGCGGCGCGGTTGCTGCGCGGCGGGCAGTTGCTGCCCGACGGCGCGGTGAGCGGGCCGGTCCATCCCCTGCTGCGGCTCTTCAGCCGCTGGGTGCGGCGGCCGCTGCTGCCCGCGCTGCGACTTTGGCGGCGCAACATCCAGCTGCGGGTCGTCGCCACCACCCTGCTGATGTCGCTGGCCGTGGTGCTGCTGCTCGGCGTCGTGGTCGTCGGGCAGGTCCGCAACGGCCTCCTCACCGCCAAGGCGCAGGCCGCCCAGAGTCAGGCCGTCGGCGGCTTCGAGGTCGCCCGGAAACTGGCCGACGGCGGCGACGACAACCACACCGACGACACCAGCCGCACCGCCAGCCGCGGCACCCAGGACTCCGCGACCTGGCTGACCAGCCTCGTCGAGCAGCTCGCCAGCGGCGGGCAGGGCGTCTTCTCGGTCGTCGCCCTCAGTTCCGACACCGACGAGCCGTTCGGCGACTCCACCCCCGGCACCCGCGGACCACGTGCCTCCGGGGACGTCGACCCCGAGCGCAGCGTGCCCCTCGAACTGCGGCGGAAGCTGGACAGCAAGTCCGGGACGTTCCGTGAGTACACCCAGATCAAGCGCATCGGCTCCCACGACGGAGTGCCGGCGCTGATCATCGGCAAGCGCCTCAACGACATCAACGGCAACCAGTACCAGCTCTACTACCTCTTCCCGTTCAGCCAGGAAGCGGAGTCCCTCAAGCTGGTCACCGGGACGCTGGCCACCGCCGGGGTGTTCGTCGTGATCCTGCTCGGCGCCATCGCCTGGCTCGTCGTGCGGCAGGTCGTCACCCCCGTACGGATGGCCGCCGGGATCTCCGAGCGGCTGGCCGCCGGCCTCCTCCAGGAGCGGATGAAGGTCACCGGCGAGGACGACATCGCCCGCCTCGGCGAGTCCTTCAACAAGATGGCGCAGAACCTCCAGCTCAAGATCCAGCAGCTGGAGGAGCTGTCCCGGATGCAGCGGCGGTTCGTCTCCGACGTCTCGCACGAGCTGCGCACCCCGCTGACGACCGTACGGATGGCCGCCGACGTCATCCACGAGGTCCGGGACGAGTTCGACCCCGCCACCGCGCGCTCCGCGGAGCTGCTGCGCGGCCAGCTCGACCGCTTCGAGTCGCTGCTCGCCGAACTGCTGGAGATCAGCCGGTTCGACGCGGGCGCGGCGGCCCTGGAGGCCGAACCCGTCGACCTGCGCGACGTGGTCCACCGCGTCATCGAGGGCGCCGAACCGCTCGCCGAACGCAAGGGCACCCGCATCGTGGTGCGCGGCGCCGAGCACCCCGTCATGGCCGAGGCCGACCCGCGGCGCGTGGAGCGCATCCTGCGCAACCTCGTCGTCAACGCCGTCGAGCACGGCGAGGGCCGGGACGTCGTGGTCCGGCTGGCGTCCGCCGGCGGCCGCAGCGACGGCGCGGTGGGCGTCGCCGTCCGGGACTACGGCGTCGGCCTCAAGCCCGGCGAGGCGACCCGGGTCTTCAACCGCTTCTGGCGCGCGGACCCGGCCCGGGCCCGGACGACCGGCGGCACCGGCCTCGGCCTGTCCATCGCCATAGAGGACGCCCGGCTGCACGGCGGTTGGCTGCAGGCGTGGGGCGAGCCGGGCGGTGGCTCGCAGTTCCGGCTGACGCTGCCCCGCACGGCCGGCGAGACGCTGCGCGGCTCCCCGATCCCCCTGGAGCCGGAGGACTCCCGGCGCAACCGCGGCCTGGACGAGCACGGCCGGCCCCGTGCCGGCACGGGCCGCGCGACGCCCGCCATCCCCGCGCAGCCCCGCCCCGGCGCCCAGCACGCACCGGCCCGTCCCGCAGCGACCCCGCCGGCGCTGCCCCCCGGCGGCACCCGCGTGCCATCCCAGCAGCCCCCCGCCCGCAAGACCGAGGACGCCGCCCGTGACGACGTCACCGGCGACGGCACCCGCGCCGACGACGCACCGGGCCCGGGCGCGACCGACGAGCCGGTGCGGACCGGCGGCCCGGGAGCCCCCGGCGGTCGGGCGGCCGCCGCCGACAGCACGCAACAGGAGACCGGACGCGACGTGGAACGGGAAGGCGGGCGGCGTGGGCGCTGA